A region from the Silene latifolia isolate original U9 population chromosome 7, ASM4854445v1, whole genome shotgun sequence genome encodes:
- the LOC141590417 gene encoding uncharacterized protein LOC141590417, with amino-acid sequence MGSIGFWNVRGFNSMNKQSEVRRFLQLNNVGLFGILETRVRRHAINKVHSGLGMNWFMLNNIDDHEGGRIWLVWDPMNYKVELVSSHAQVMHSRVTFLPTGVKWWLSVVYGFNRVAERAPLWDSLNLMAAVVSGPWLVMGDFNNVLAMDERIGSGITVAELKGFQECVATCGLMDAPAQGAFFTWNNKHDAGDMVFSRIDRVLINDEWLAQFSEADITFHPEGLYDHCPCTITLWPTCAKKKGSFKFFNMWGKDANFLTIVKDIWETQIEGFTMFQIANKLKALKQPLKELNKNSYSNVETAAKVSQLQLFDLQKQLHQSPTDILLGGSLLRKP; translated from the coding sequence ATGGGTAGCATTGGGTTTTGGAATGTGAGGGGATTTAATAGTATGAATAAGCAATCTGAGGTTAGAAGATTTTTGCAGCTGAATAATGTAGGACTTTTTGGTATTCTTGAAACTAGAGTTAGAAGACATGCTATCAATAAAGTACATTCTGGCTTAGGGATGAACTGGTTCATGCTTAACAATATTGATGATCATGAAGGGGGCAGAATCTGGCTTGTTTGGGACCCTATGAATTATAAAGTTGAGCTGGTAAGTAGTCATGCTCAGGTTATGCATTCTAGGGTTACTTTCTTACCTACTGGTGTTAAATGGTGGTTATCAGTAGTGTATGGCTTCAATAGGGTTGCTGAGAGAGCTCCTCTCTGGGATTCTCTTAATCTTATGGCTGCTGTGGTGTCTGGACCATGGCTGGTCATGGGAGATTTTAATAATGTTTTGGCCATGGATGAGAGGATAGGGTCTGGAATTACTGTTGCTGAGTTAAAGGGGTTTCAGGAGTGTGTGGCCACTTGCGGGTTAATGGATGCTCCTGCTCAGGGGGCCTTTTTCACTTGGAATAATAAACATGATGCTGGGGATATGGTGTTTAGTAGGATTGATAGAGTGCTAATCAATGATGAGTGGTTAGCTCAATTCTCTGAGGCTGACATTACTTTTCACCCTGAGGGCCTCTATGATCACTGCCCATGCACAATTACTCTCTGGCCAACTTGTGCTAAAAAGAAAGGTAGTTTTAAGTTTTTCAATATGTGGGGAAAGGATGCCAACTTCCTGACAATTGTTAAAGATATCTGGGAGACTCAGATTGAGGGATTTACTATGTTTCAGATTGCTAACAAACTCAAAGCTCTGAAACAGCCCTTGAAAGAGTTGAATAAGAATAGTTATTCTAATGTTGAAACTGCTGCCAAGGTTTCTCAGCTCCAGTTATTTGATTTGCAAAAACAGCTTCATCAATCTCCCACTGATATTCTTCTTGGTGGGTCATTGTTAAGGAAGCCGTAA